In Halobaculum rubrum, the following are encoded in one genomic region:
- a CDS encoding PrkA family serine protein kinase, translating to MSEQTDNANDRTAGEVSRTHTLEELSRQYKRSVPADLREANPFEWYLREVTADPLIARNAHQRVADMFDHYGTRYDEDAGVVEYLLASEDPIHDGENTFYGREVHESIHEFVNKVKSGARGLGPEKRIKLLLGPVGSGKSHFDWLVRRYFEDYTRSDEGRMYTFRWTDLCSVIEDQDPADDTVRSAMNQDPIVLLPQEQRDGVIDELNGALDAPYTIRNEQSLDPASGFYMDELLAHYEDDLQAVLENHIEVVRLVADENQRRAIETFEPKDKKNQDETELTGDVNYSKLAVYGENDPRAFDYAGAFCNANRGIFSGEELLKLQREFLYDFLHASQEQTIKPRNNPRIDIDQVIVGRTNMPEYRDKKGDEKMEAFNDRTKRIDYPYVLEYEQESEIYRKMLRNADVPDIHIEPHAMEMAGLFGVLTRLEEPTDESVSLVQKAKAYNGEIDETDEIDERKLRENGDRAADIAEGMEGVSARFIGDEIAEAIMDSRHRDRGYLSPLAVFKHFEHNLENHGSIPEEKLDTYHRYLELVREEYKERAIEDVRHALAYDVDEIRRQGEKYMDHVMAYIDDTTVEDDLTGREQEPDETFLRSVEEKLEIPGDRKDDFRQEVANWVSRRAREGSSFDPQENDRLRRALERKLWEDKKHNINFSALVSAGELDDDERAAWVDALTEQGYSDEGAREVLEFAGAEVAKSELED from the coding sequence ATGAGTGAACAGACCGACAACGCGAACGACCGAACGGCGGGGGAGGTATCGAGAACACACACGCTCGAGGAGCTCAGCCGGCAGTACAAGCGGTCGGTTCCCGCGGACCTCCGGGAGGCGAACCCCTTCGAGTGGTATCTCCGGGAGGTCACGGCGGACCCCCTGATCGCGCGCAACGCCCACCAGCGCGTCGCCGACATGTTCGACCACTACGGTACGCGCTACGACGAGGACGCGGGCGTCGTGGAGTACCTGCTCGCCTCGGAAGACCCGATCCACGACGGCGAGAACACCTTCTACGGGCGGGAGGTCCACGAATCGATCCACGAGTTCGTCAACAAGGTGAAATCGGGAGCGCGCGGGCTCGGGCCCGAAAAGCGGATCAAGCTGCTGTTGGGTCCGGTCGGGTCGGGGAAGAGCCACTTCGACTGGCTCGTCCGGCGCTACTTCGAGGACTACACCCGCAGCGACGAGGGGCGGATGTACACGTTCCGCTGGACCGACCTCTGTTCGGTGATCGAGGACCAGGACCCCGCCGACGACACCGTCCGCTCGGCGATGAATCAGGACCCGATCGTGTTGCTTCCTCAAGAACAGCGCGATGGAGTGATCGACGAGCTGAACGGGGCGCTCGACGCGCCGTACACGATCCGCAACGAGCAGAGCCTCGACCCAGCGTCGGGCTTCTACATGGACGAGTTGCTCGCGCACTACGAGGACGACCTGCAGGCGGTGTTGGAGAACCACATCGAGGTGGTCCGGCTCGTCGCCGACGAGAACCAGCGCCGGGCCATCGAGACGTTCGAGCCGAAGGACAAGAAGAACCAAGACGAGACGGAGCTCACCGGCGACGTGAACTACTCGAAGCTCGCGGTGTACGGCGAGAACGACCCGCGAGCGTTCGACTACGCGGGGGCGTTCTGTAACGCCAACCGGGGCATCTTCTCGGGAGAGGAGCTGTTGAAGCTCCAGCGGGAGTTCCTCTACGACTTCCTGCACGCCAGCCAAGAGCAGACGATCAAGCCGCGCAACAACCCGCGGATCGACATCGACCAGGTGATCGTCGGCCGGACGAACATGCCCGAGTACCGGGACAAGAAGGGCGACGAGAAGATGGAGGCGTTCAACGATCGCACCAAGCGGATCGACTACCCGTACGTCCTGGAGTACGAACAGGAGTCGGAGATCTACCGGAAGATGCTCCGCAACGCCGACGTGCCCGACATCCACATCGAGCCGCACGCCATGGAGATGGCCGGCCTCTTCGGCGTGCTCACCCGTCTCGAGGAGCCGACCGACGAGTCCGTCTCGCTCGTGCAGAAGGCGAAGGCGTACAACGGCGAGATCGACGAGACCGACGAGATCGACGAGCGCAAGCTCAGGGAGAACGGCGACCGCGCGGCCGACATCGCCGAGGGAATGGAGGGGGTCTCTGCACGGTTCATCGGCGACGAGATCGCCGAGGCGATCATGGACTCCCGGCACAGGGATCGGGGGTACCTGTCGCCGCTGGCGGTGTTCAAACACTTCGAGCACAACCTCGAGAACCACGGCTCGATCCCCGAGGAAAAGCTCGACACGTACCACCGCTATCTCGAACTCGTCCGCGAGGAGTACAAAGAGCGGGCCATCGAGGACGTGCGCCACGCGCTCGCGTACGACGTCGACGAGATCCGCCGCCAGGGCGAGAAGTACATGGACCACGTGATGGCGTACATCGACGACACGACCGTCGAGGACGACCTCACCGGCCGCGAGCAGGAGCCCGACGAGACGTTCCTCCGGTCGGTCGAGGAGAAGCTGGAGATCCCCGGCGACCGCAAGGACGACTTCCGCCAGGAGGTCGCGAACTGGGTGAGTCGCCGCGCCCGCGAGGGGTCGAGCTTCGACCCGCAGGAGAACGACCGGCTCCGGCGTGCTCTCGAGCGGAAGCTGTGGGAGGACAAGAAACACAACATCAACTTCTCCGCGCTGGTGTCGGCCGGGGAGCTCGACGACGACGAGCGCGCCGCGTGGGTCGACGCCCTGACAGAGCAGGGGTACTCCGACGAGGGCGCCCGCGAGGTGCTGGAGTTCGCCGGCGCGGAGGTCGCCAAAAGCGAGCTCGAGGACTGA